Sequence from the Argentina anserina chromosome 7, drPotAnse1.1, whole genome shotgun sequence genome:
CCTAGGTCTCCGATCACAAAGCCGGAGCACAAATCCGCCATCTCGTCCGACCACAGAAACCGCACGCCAGCGAGGCTAAAGGCCGGCACGAACATCGCTGCACAGCCGGACAAGAGACACCACATTTTGCAAAAACTTTTCCTCCAATACAAGCGCGTACGGCGCTTATCTTTTTCTCCGTTACTTTTCTGGTGGTTTTTAAAATTGAGCTataagaaatcaaaatttaatacaGAAAGAAAAATCCAAATCACTAATATCTGATGTGACATTGGAAATGCCAATGACCCATGAGAGAAAAAAATCAACTACATATAGAAAATAACCCAGCTACGTGGCATCACCTAATAGACCGCcgctcttctctctccctcttcttctttctttatttcttaatGTCTGAAAATGTCgtaaaaaatttataaatactGAAAATCATTCTCTCCTCTTTTCTCTGCGTCTTCAACAATTCCTCTCTTTCACTCACATTTCCCTGAAGCCTAGGGTTTCGTTAGAgaccaactctctctctctctctctgtgctctccttctctctcagaCTTGACCACACTGGGATTAGGAGATAACCGGCAAAAGCTCCATAGGTACGTCGTGTTCAAATTTCCGGCAATGCTCTTGCGCCGATCTATTTCGCCTCTCAAGTATTCTTCTTTCTGTTCGCGGAATCACCTGATTGCCAATTGTGGTTGTGATTTTCGTATGCGGTGGGGGATGCACCTTCTCGTGATTAtaatttgatttcaatttagGTCAGGCGTCACTGTTGGGTtcaattttgtatattttctgattttggtaATCGAGGTTAGGTGTTGTTGTAGATATTGAATGTCGGATTAGCTTTTTGGGATTGGTTTGTTGGCTTTGGGATTTGTAAATGAAGGGATTGTGGGGGTAGAGAGGTAGAAGGTTTGGGTTTGCAATGACGGATTTTGAGCCGCGGCAACAGAAGCCGGAATCAGCTGATGCTTGCAGCGATTTCGAGAGTGGATATGATGAATTCATGCGTGGGCATTTGGATGAATGTGTGTCATATGCTTCATGTAGCTCTCCTCGGAATGCTGACGATGAGGATGACGAGGGGGAGCATCTTGTTCGGAGGAGGCGGAGGCTGGATTTGGACGGGGATACTCTGGCGGAGTCCTCTGCGGCCCGGCGCCACCAGTCGAGGATTCTGAGCAGGTGGGCAGCGCGGCAGGCGCAGGAAATGATTACTACAATTGAGAGGAGGAACCGGGAGTCGGAGCTGATGGCGCTTGCGGGGTTGCATACGGTTTCGATGCTTGATTCCTCCTTCTTGAGGGAGTCGCAGTCCCCGACGTCGAGGCGGCAGGGGGCTGTGGAGAGGCCGAGCACTCAGGCGTCTACGATTTTGCAAATGTGGCGGGAGCTGGAGGATGAGCATTTGTTAAGTAGAGCACGTGGGAGGGTGAGGGAAAGGTTGAGGCAGCAGAGGAGTGCAGAGTCTAATACTAATGAGCGGAGCATAAATAGGTCTGAGAGTCGGGGGAGTGAGAATCGTGGGTCTTTGGTGGATGTGAGTGAGAGTGAAAATGAGTATGGGAGTTGGTCCAATGGTCGGATGGGCTCTCACAATGAACGAGGTGATATTAATGCATCTAGAAGGGAGCAATCCCCTGATCTTGGTGAAgttgagagggagagagtgaGGCAAATTGTACGGGGATGGATGGAAACAGGCATTAGTGATCAGGAACCCAATGTTGGTCAGAGGAATAGTAGTCCTAGGGCAGAGTGGCTTGGTGAGACAGAGCGGGAAAGGGTGAGAATTGTCCGAGAGTGGGTCCAAATGGCTAGTCAGCAAAGAGGTGGTCGTGGAGGTCGACGGGAAGATCAGGTCACCAATGGTGGCTCTCAAGTCAGTGGAGAACGTGATGGTTCAACAGCTGACCAGGAAGAGAGCCAACCAGAGCACATTCGTCGGGATATGTTGAGGttgcgtggaagacaagcaaTTATGGATTCGCTTGTGAGAGTTGAGAGGGAAAGACAAAGGGAGCTTCAGTCTTTGGTGGAGCATCGAGCTGTTTCTGATTTTGCTCATCGCAACCGCATTCAGGTCAGTTGTGAAGATTAACTCTATTTTTAAACCAACTCAATTACTTCCACAGGGTGATGTGGTTCATAGGTCTATATAAACATGAATTTGAGATCTACCAGCTGTGTTTCATAGGTTTTCTATGTTAACATGAATGTGCAATATACCATGTAATCCTACAAAATTCTTAGTGCTCGTTTCTAACATTATGGGTCTGAATTTTTTATAGCATCATATGGAAGTTAGTTTTAATTGTAATCACATTATCGATGTTGAATGAACTTTTGCGGTCTTGTATTTAGTAATGGATAAGTAGTGTGTGGTCAAACTATGGTTGGAATTGTAGTACAAATTCCTCTCGTTCACGATGATCATTAGTAGGTTATGAGCTTTTTCAGAAGCGTATACTATTTGGTTTTGTTGCATGGATATCATTATAGTCACCATATTGATAAGTTGCTCAGTTTTCTCCCAAATTCACTTCAGTTCCCCCTCCCCCCAAGATTAATACAAGGTGGACATTTATCTCAAGGATGCAAAATTATTTGTAGACTCCTCCACATTTCTTAATGTTCATTTCTTGTAATCAATCACCTCcccattttttcttttatgcatCTTATCAGGTTTTTCCTGTGTATATTAGTATAGTTACAATGGCTAGTATGCAGTTGTCTGATTTAAAATTTACATTACTCTATAATTCTACCCCTATAATGCTCCAAGTATTcacttatatatatgtgacCCTGACAGGGCTACTAATGCAATTAAACTTTTGCAGTCATTACTCAGAGGTAGATTCTTGCGAAATGAAAGACCtattgaagaagaaagacCACCTTCTGTGGCTGCAGGTGAATTAGTTCAATTGAGACAGAGACACACTGTTTCTGATTTAAGGTTTGTGATCTCAAATATCagttgtttaaaaaaaaaagcaccCATATTTATGTCATTGAAAGATGTTGGTCTTCCAAAATTGTACTGGaagtccttttttttttttacttttttgatATTGAACATAATTAGAGCTTTGATTATTGCATGGCAATTTATTACCCATGAATAATATATGACCACCTTAAATAGAAGAATTTCGACtcaattatgtttttttaatctttatttcattttgtttgttGATTTAATGCTCCTCCCTGTgattatatgtaaatatgttGTTTGATTTTATTGAAGTATCAGAATTGAAAGTGAGTTTGCTTAGCATGATGACTGTCTGCATTCTTATTAGGGAAGGGTTCCGTTTCAGATTAGAAAATATAGTTCGTGGTCAAGTTGACGGCCAGGGTGATTCCCCAACTAACAGTAATTTAAATGATTCTAGAAGCAATCATACCCAAACAAATGCTTCTCAGGATGTTCAACTGGAACCTCATGAGCAAACCCAAACTGGGAGCGAGGGAGGTGACAATCAGTTCCCCACACTATTGGGGAACTTGGAAAATAATACAGCTTTTGAGCAACCTGATTGGCAAGACACTGCCAATCAAGGGGGAAATTGGCAGGAACCAACTGCTGAAGATGAGAGACATAACTGGGAGCAGACGACTTTTCATCAGTTTAATGATTGGAGGGAAGGTAATGCTGAAGATATTGTTGAAAATTGGCCAGAAACTTCTGCAAATAATTGGCCTCAGGAAACTGCACGAAATTCTGATGGAGAAACAGGTCATCAACAAGAAGCTCAGGGTACATGGCGCACAAATAGTTCTCGGGAAGCTGTTGGGAGGTGGTCAGAAGGGCCTTCCGGTCCTGTGAGAAATCGTCGTCCTGGTTCGGTTAGAAGATTCAATAGATTTAATCCACCAGATGATGATACCGTGTACAGTATGGAACTCAGGGAACTTCTGAGCAGGTAATTGAATAATAGTAAATTGAGTTTGTTGAACTAGACACCGATTCCATTATTTGTATCTCATATGGTCATGATTTTTAATTTGTAGGAGAAGTGTTTCAAATCTTCTTCGTAGTGGATTCCGTGAAAGTCTGGACCAGCTGATACAGTCATATGTTGAAAGGCAAAGTCGTGCTCCCATTGATTGGGATTTGCATAGAACCTTGCCAACACCAACTCCGGCTTCACCAGTGCAGGACCAGGACCAGCAAAGAGATGAGCTGAATGAAGATCAGCCTGATTCCATCAACAGACCTTCACGTGTTCTACCACCTCCGCCGGTTCCCCCACCACAACCTTTATGGCATCAGGATTTACATAACACCGGCTGGTCTCGCCATAGCATGCATCGTTCAGAAATTGTGAGTCTTCTATCTTCCCTGATTATGGATTGATCTTAGATTCAATCCAACTTCGAATTTTATTATATCAGATTAAGTCAattcatttttaatttaataattcaattttgaaaaggaaTACAGTGGTTGGTTGTTTTCCATCCTCCAAAAAGATAAAATCTTAGTCCTAAAATTAGACGATTGTATTGATTCATTTTTAGATCACTTGTACAATGGATTTGGAAAATTTTATACTTGCAGTATCCTGAACATTTCTTTATACACTTTGGATATCTGAGGTTTTATCTCCAGGATTTACTGGAACTTTCTTGATCCTTTCTCCAGCATATTTTGGTAACACTGTTGGTTTTTCTTGCTATATATGCATGTGCTttttaatagaaaaaaaatctatgtttatttttattccCTCCGAGCCCTATTAGCATGTGTTTTGATGACTGCCATCTCTAGAATggactcaattttttttcttttggatggTTCAATGACCTCTGATTAGTATCTGAAAGTCTGCTGAAATAACTTTTGTGCAATGGGTATCTAGTCGGGTTCACTTATCTTATGCTTGCATTCAGACTCCTTAAGATGTTTGACATCTGAGACATCTTACAGTAAAGAGATTTTAGAATACTGTACCAAGTCGAACAACTGTTTGTTTAAGAATTGGTGCTAATTGGACTTGTTTCTGTGCTAGCATTTTTTCTCTGTTGGTTTTCTTAAATGTGGATTCTGATATGGAGCAGGAATGGGAGATGTTTAATGATCTCAGATCAGACATGGCAAGACTCCAGCAAGGCATGAGCCAAATGCAAAGGATGTTGGAGGCATGCATGGATATGCAATTGGAGTTGCAACGTTCTGTCAGACAGGAAGTCTCTGCGGCTCTTAATCGTTCTTCTGGTGAAAAAGGTTTGTTTTAGATTACTGGATACCAGTAAAcatgcatgttttttttttgacagtGTATAATCGTAGGGTAGGTGGATGTGGCTCcttccttttttgttttcttgccCATTATAGCTCTATTGCTACCAGTGATTTatgattaatgtgattataTTGCAGGTTCAAGTGCTGAGACATCAGAGGATGGTTCTAGATGGGGTCATGTAAGAAAAGGAACCTGTTGTGTTTGTTGTGATAGTCACATCGATTCTCTCTTGTATAGGTATACCTACTTGTCAATTAAGTATACCTAATTGTGAATGTGACACagttattttgtgttttgcaTGATACACATGTTCACTGTTGTTCTTCATGTGTCCAAGATCTAGTTTCTTTCAGTGATTTTTGATTTCTTTGTTGCAGATGCGGGCATATGTGTACATGTTCAAAATGTGCAAACGAATTGGTTCGTGGTGGAGGCAAGTGCCCACTTTGCCGAGCGCCTATAGTTGAGGTGATCCGTGCATACTCCATACTGTAAAAAGGTAAATGAACTCTTAATAGGAAAGGGAAAAAAGAGAATGAATAAAAGTGAATAGCATTGAGTGAAGGATCGGAGGGATGGAGTGGTATTAACCTTTGTATAGAGAGGCTTCCGTAGTCCTTTGTTTTCTGTCGTTGCCAGTTGTTTTTCtgattatatatgtaaaaATGATGCCTGTATAATTGGAATAACAAATGGCAAATTTGATTCGTCATTCTTGCGTAAATAATATCTTCTCATGAAATCTGTTTGAACCAACTACGATATACTGCTAGGTACTCTAGACTTGTCATCAATTCTGTCTTTTAATTTCATCTGAATTCCCAGTCAGAAATAGGTCCAGGCTGGACAGCTAGTCGTTTGGTTTTATAAATCAATGTATTATGAATCGGGCATGGCTTGACTGATATTAATTGATAGTGTTAGGAATAGAGATTAATATTTATCTGTAGACaatgttgttttgtttctgaccaattaccaagaaaGAGGAAAATCAGACATGGTTTTTCTGATTCAATAGACATTATGAATTGGTATTCAAACAGGCTAAGTAGTGTTGTTATAATCGCCTTTAGATCTTAATAGTTATCCGCGATATAAGCAAAGAAGAGTAAACATAAACACACTAAAATGATAGTGGTTCAGTTGAAGCCTACCTCCACGATCTCTCTTGAGAGATTTACtagtactgaagaatttaGGTACAAGTACTTATTGCAGACCTTAACCCCTCCCTGTATAGCTcctatctttctatcacccTTAGCTCTCTCTTTAGGatttctatctctctctctaaaaaacccccctgcagccctatttatatcaatagagGCTGCTGATACAATATGGACTAGGATTACTAAACCtaacacaaatcctaatagAATATTAGAAGATATGCTCTCCTAAAACATATAGAATAGCTGTGCTAACTTATTTCCTTTCTAAACTTGGATTTGATTACTGAATTCTAAttccaacatgcatcaacgagccaaaaacacaacaatctCTACCTTGGTGAGTTGATACCAAATGATTGTTGCAACCTTCAGGATGTCTTGTATCTCATGAAGTAACACTGAACAAACCTCCAAGATCATTCACCTTGGCAATACTCCTCTTGCCTCATCGCACCTCAAGTGAGGAGGTGCTCCACCACAACTCAGTATGTTGTGACACTAAGGAAGTTCAAGCAGTCTCCACAGAAACTGGCTTGGTTAGACAATCTGCTGCATTGTCATTTGTGTGAATTTTCTCCACATTAATATATCCAGCTTCTATCCAATCTCTGATCCGGTGATAGCGAACATCAATGTGCTTTGTCCTTGCATGGAACACTTGATTCTTTGCCAAATGTATGGCACTTTGGCTGTCACACTTCACTACCACACCTTCTTGGTGAATACCAAACTGTCCTGCCAGTCCCTAAAGCTTCTGTCAACGCCATATACTCTGCCTCAGTAGTAGATAGAGCTGTAACCTCTTGAAGATTTGCTTTCCAGCTCACAGGCCCTCCACCACAAGTGAAAACATAACCTGTTGTAGACCTTCTTCTATCTAAGTCTCTTGCAAAATCAGAGTCAACAAAACCAGCCACGCatgcttcttcttgttttctttcaaacttgatTCCAAACTGCCTAGTTCTCTTTAAGTACCTCAGAATCCACTTCACTGCTTCCCAATGACGCTTTCCCGAATTTAACATGTACTTAGAGACAACACTCAATGCTTGAGCTAAATCTGGTCTTGTGCATATCATTGCATACATGAGACACCCTACTGCATTAGCATATGAAACATTCTTCATCGCATCTATCTCCTTCTGATTTGATGGCTTATGCTCTGCACTCAGCCGAAAGTATGCAGCTAATGGGGTAGAAACAACCTTAGCTTCATCCATGTTGAACTGCTCA
This genomic interval carries:
- the LOC126802923 gene encoding uncharacterized protein LOC126802923 isoform X1 is translated as MTDFEPRQQKPESADACSDFESGYDEFMRGHLDECVSYASCSSPRNADDEDDEGEHLVRRRRRLDLDGDTLAESSAARRHQSRILSRWAARQAQEMITTIERRNRESELMALAGLHTVSMLDSSFLRESQSPTSRRQGAVERPSTQASTILQMWRELEDEHLLSRARGRVRERLRQQRSAESNTNERSINRSESRGSENRGSLVDVSESENEYGSWSNGRMGSHNERGDINASRREQSPDLGEVERERVRQIVRGWMETGISDQEPNVGQRNSSPRAEWLGETERERVRIVREWVQMASQQRGGRGGRREDQVTNGGSQVSGERDGSTADQEESQPEHIRRDMLRLRGRQAIMDSLVRVERERQRELQSLVEHRAVSDFAHRNRIQSLLRGRFLRNERPIEEERPPSVAAGELVQLRQRHTVSDLREGFRFRLENIVRGQVDGQGDSPTNSNLNDSRSNHTQTNASQDVQLEPHEQTQTGSEGGDNQFPTLLGNLENNTAFEQPDWQDTANQGGNWQEPTAEDERHNWEQTTFHQFNDWREGNAEDIVENWPETSANNWPQETARNSDGETGHQQEAQGTWRTNSSREAVGRWSEGPSGPVRNRRPGSVRRFNRFNPPDDDTVYSMELRELLSRRSVSNLLRSGFRESLDQLIQSYVERQSRAPIDWDLHRTLPTPTPASPVQDQDQQRDELNEDQPDSINRPSRVLPPPPVPPPQPLWHQDLHNTGWSRHSMHRSEIEWEMFNDLRSDMARLQQGMSQMQRMLEACMDMQLELQRSVRQEVSAALNRSSGEKGSSAETSEDGSRWGHVRKGTCCVCCDSHIDSLLYRCGHMCTCSKCANELVRGGGKCPLCRAPIVEVIRAYSIL
- the LOC126802923 gene encoding uncharacterized protein LOC126802923 isoform X2, with product MTDFEPRQQKPESADACSDFESGYDEFMRGHLDECVSYASCSSPRNADDEDDEGEHLVRRRRRLDLDGDTLAESSAARRHQSRILSRWAARQAQEMITTIERRNRESELMALAGLHTVSMLDSSFLRESQSPTSRRQGAVERPSTQASTILQMWRELEDEHLLSRARGRVRERLRQQRSAESNTNERSINRSESRGSENRGSLVDVSESENEYGSWSNGRMGSHNERGDINASRREQSPDLGEVERERVRQIVRGWMETGISDQEPNVGQRNSSPRAEWLGETERERVRIVREWVQMASQQRGGRGGRREDQVTNGGSQVSGERDGSTADQEESQPEHIRRDMLRLRGRQAIMDSLVRVERERQRELQSLVEHRAVSDFAHRNRIQSLLRGRFLRNERPIEEERPPSVAAGELVQLRQRHTVSDLRLENIVRGQVDGQGDSPTNSNLNDSRSNHTQTNASQDVQLEPHEQTQTGSEGGDNQFPTLLGNLENNTAFEQPDWQDTANQGGNWQEPTAEDERHNWEQTTFHQFNDWREGNAEDIVENWPETSANNWPQETARNSDGETGHQQEAQGTWRTNSSREAVGRWSEGPSGPVRNRRPGSVRRFNRFNPPDDDTVYSMELRELLSRRSVSNLLRSGFRESLDQLIQSYVERQSRAPIDWDLHRTLPTPTPASPVQDQDQQRDELNEDQPDSINRPSRVLPPPPVPPPQPLWHQDLHNTGWSRHSMHRSEIEWEMFNDLRSDMARLQQGMSQMQRMLEACMDMQLELQRSVRQEVSAALNRSSGEKGSSAETSEDGSRWGHVRKGTCCVCCDSHIDSLLYRCGHMCTCSKCANELVRGGGKCPLCRAPIVEVIRAYSIL